The following coding sequences lie in one Daphnia pulex isolate KAP4 chromosome 1, ASM2113471v1 genomic window:
- the LOC124204465 gene encoding uncharacterized protein LOC124204465, with the protein MFRSDNDMSMSMNEPRIQRPFSHNHQQGLHMLPPQVSEPSLFSEDISFPFKEVFQPRSTVAQTSPVKSPGFIPQLTPLSVLKKTSSWPQKTSPCSCKTSPFNNSTITSPSVDPEIKELIQDQNRQLNLLQTQVKQLLHYQERLQDKLGEKERANGATQTSSYFDDESPNYNPSPVRVFPRSNNGSPSMRQPQDRTEITLTFRDLQLETIVEQPPSPQPSFVVNMQDYQESVSEEFDDSIDSCVNVMEHVQKLLAQANTKEVQRPLIEKPQEMLHVLNEVPERLLFNGSAPPDNPVRKVTMQRVQELGISFINPFPANAPRNPIYYPRSNSRNNHMWDVRKETDQSVEMQRLAEKYLGQSKQQESKKIDFTYKNSRSVEMSMSSQQYLERYGLQEDTEYSSR; encoded by the exons ATGTTCAGATCTGATAATGACATGAGTATGAGTATGAATGAGCCGCGAATTCAAAGACCTTTTTCGCACAATCATCAGCAG ggtTTACACATGCTACCGCCTCAAGTGTCTGAACCATCTTTATTTTCTGAAgatatttcatttccttttaaaGAAGTATTTCAACCAAGATCAACTGTTGCTCAGACATCGCCTGTTAAAAGTCCAGGTTTCATTCCACAGCTGACTCCACTTTCAGTCCTCAAAAAGACATCAAG CTGGCCACAAAAAACATCACCTTGCAGTTGTAAAACATCTCCATTCAACAATAGCACTATTACATCTCCATCTGTTGATCCTGAAATCAAAGAGCTTATTCAGGATCAAAACAGACAACTTAATCTTCTTCAAACACAAGTTAAACAGCTTCTTCATTATCAAGAAAGGCTGCAGGACAAGcttggagagaaagaaagagctaATGGAGCTACTCAAACTTCATCGTACTTTGATGATGAAAGTCCTAACTATAACCCCTCTCCAGTGAGAGTCTTCCCCCGTTCCAACAATGGCTCTCCTTCAATGCGTCAACCACAGGATCGCACTGAAATTACTTTGACGTTCAGAGATCTCCAGCTTGAGACAATTGTGGAGCAGCCACCAAGTCCACAGCCTTCTTTTGTGGTCAACATGCAAGACTATCAAGAATCAGTTTCTGAAGAGTTTGACGACAGCATTGACTCTTGTGTCAATGTCATGGAACATGTTCAAAAGTTGTTGGCACAAGCCAACACAAAAGAGGTTCAAAGACCTCTGATTGAAAAACCACAGGAAATGTTGCATGTTCTGAATGAAGTACCCGAAAGGCTTTTATTCAACGGCAGTGCTCCTCCGGACAACCCTGTTCGTAAAGTAACGATGCAACGAGTACAAGAGTTAGGAATCAGTTTTATCAATCCATTTCCCGCTAA tgctCCTCGCAATCCCATCTATTACCCCCGTTCCAACTCCAGAAACAACCACATGTGGGACGTACGTAAAGAAACGGATCAAAGTGTGGAAATGCAGCGTTTGGCCGAAAAATACCTAGGACAATCGAAACagcaagaaagtaaaaaaattgactttacGTATAAAAATTCGCGATCGGTGGAAATGAGTATGTCATCTCAGCAATATCTTGAGCGGTATGGTCTTCAAGAAGATACGGAATACTCTTCGCGTTAA
- the LOC124205181 gene encoding iron-sulfur cluster assembly 1 homolog, mitochondrial-like: MAARVAASATVRAVKARKPFPTRAALVLTPSAVNQVKKLFEGKNDYIGLKIGVKQRGCNGFSYTLDFVSKKEKFDEEVLQDGVRILVDMKAQLHLLGTEMDYVENELSSEFVFNNPNIKGTCGCGESFSV; encoded by the exons ATGGCAGCTCGTGTAGCAGCCTCCGCAACCGTACGAGCTGTTAAAGCTAGGAAACCGTTTCCTACTCGAGCAGCTCTAGTTCTT ACTCCAAGTGCTGTGAACCAAGTGAAAAAACTATTCGAGGGCAAAAACGATTAT ATTGGTCTAAAAATAGGCGTAAAGCAGCGTGGTTGTAATGGCTTCAGTTATACTCTAGACTTTGTttcaaagaaagagaaatttgaTGAAGAAGTTCTTCAAGATG GAGTTAGAATATTGGTTGACATGAAAGCCCAACTTCATTTATTAGGCACCGAAATGGACTAtgttgaaaatgaactttcctctgaatttgttttcaataatcCAAATATAAAAGGAACATGTGGATGTGGAGAAAGTTTCTCTGTGTAA